In a single window of the Mus musculus strain C57BL/6J chromosome 6, GRCm38.p6 C57BL/6J genome:
- the Tnfrsf1a gene encoding tumor necrosis factor receptor superfamily member 1A precursor — MGLPTVPGLLLSLVLLALLMGIHPSGVTGLVPSLGDREKRDSLCPQGKYVHSKNNSICCTKCHKGTYLVSDCPSPGRDTVCRECEKGTFTASQNYLRQCLSCKTCRKEMSQVEISPCQADKDTVCGCKENQFQRYLSETHFQCVDCSPCFNGTVTIPCKETQNTVCNCHAGFFLRESECVPCSHCKKNEECMKLCLPPPLANVTNPQDSGTAVLLPLVILLGLCLLSFIFISLMCRYPRWRPEVYSIICRDPVPVKEEKAGKPLTPAPSPAFSPTSGFNPTLGFSTPGFSSPVSSTPISPIFGPSNWHFMPPVSEVVPTQGADPLLYESLCSVPAPTSVQKWEDSAHPQRPDNADLAILYAVVDGVPPARWKEFMRFMGLSEHEIERLEMQNGRCLREAQYSMLEAWRRRTPRHEDTLEVVGLVLSKMNLAGCLENILEALRNPAPSSTTRLPR, encoded by the exons ATGGGTCTCCCCACCGTGCCTGGCCTGCTGCTGTCACTG GTGCTCCTGGCTCTGCTGATGGGGATACATCCATCAGGGGTCACTGGACTAGTCCCTTCTCTTGGTGACCGGGAGAAGAGGGATAGCTTGTGTCCCCAAGGAAAGTATGTCCATTCTAAGAACAATTCCATCTGCTGCACCAAGTGCCACAAAG GAACCTACTTGGTGAGTGACTGTCCGAGCCCAGGGCGGGATACAGTCTGCAGGGAGTGTGAAAAGGGCACCTTTACGGCTTCCCAGAATTACCTCAGGCAGTGTCTCAGTTGCAAGACATGTCGGAAAG AAATGTCCCAGGTGGAGATCTCTCCTTGCCAAGCTGACAAGGACACGGTGTGTGGCTGTAAGGAGAACCAGTTCCAACGCTACCTGAGTGAGACACACTTCCAGTGCGTGGACTGCAGCCCCTGCTTCAACGGCACCGTGACAATCCCCT GTAAGGAGACTCAGAACACCGTGTGTAACTGCCATGCAGGGTTCTTTCTGAGAGAAAGTGAGTGCGTCCCTTGCAGCCA CTGCAAGAAAAATGAGGAGTGTATGAAGTTGTGCCTACCTCCTCCGCTTGCAAATGTCACAAacccccaggactcag GTACTGCGGTGCTGTTGCCCCTGGTTATCTTGCTAGGTCTTTGCCTTCTATCCTTTATCTTCATCAGTTTAATGTGCCGATATCCCCGGTGGAGGCCCGAAGTCTACTCCATCA TTTGTAGGGATCCCGTGCCTGTCAAAGAG gagAAGGCTGGAAAGCCCCTAActccagccccctccccagcCTTCAGCCCCACCTCCGGCTTCAACCCCACTCTGGGCTTCAGCACCCCAGGCTTTAGTTCTCCTGTCTCCAGTACCCCCATCAGCCCCATCTTCGGTCCTAGTAACTGGCACTTCATGCCACCTGTCAGTGAGGTAGTCCCAACCCAGGGAGCTGACCCTCTGCTCTACGAATCACTCTGCTCCGTGCCAGCCCCCACCTCTGTTCAGAAATGGGAAGACTCCGCCCACCCGCAACGTCCTGACA ATGCAGACCTTGCGATTCTGTATGCTGTGGTGGATGGCGTGCCTCCAGCGCGCTGGAAGGAGTTCATGCGTTTCATGGGGCTGAGCGAGCACGAGATCGAGAGGCTGGAGATGCAGAACGGGCGCTGCCTGCGCGAGGCTCAGTACAGCATGCTGGAAGCCTGGCGGCGCCGCACGCCGCGCCACGAGGACACGCTGGAAGTAGTGGGCCTCGTGCTTTCCAAGATGAACCTGGCTGGGTGCCTGGAGAATATCCTCGAGGCTCTGAGAAATCCCGCCCCCTCGTCCACGACCCGCCTCCCGCGATAA